In the genome of Bacillota bacterium, one region contains:
- the dxs gene encoding 1-deoxy-D-xylulose-5-phosphate synthase: MRLLEIVRSPADLRSMSREQLQQLAAEVRETIIETLSRTGGHLASNLGTVELTIALHSVWHMPQDKIIWDTGHQAYAHKLLTGRLERFGTLRQYGGISGFLRRDESEYDVWGAGHAGTAISAALGFAKARDLRGSSERVVAVVGDAALTAGMALEALNNAAEAKTDLTVVLNDNEMSIAENVGALATFLSRLRAQPWYQRAEHRAKEVLEGLPGRARILAKHARGLKHGITHIVAPENTGAIFEEMGFEYIGPLDGHDIDLLIDVFSHAKELKGPVLIHVITVKGKGYEFSEADARKYHGVTPFCVHDGKMEKKAVGETYTQVFADELIRIAEENPKVVGITAAMPDGTGLVKFQEKFPERYFDVGIAEQHAVTFAAGLAAEGMVPVAAIYSTFLQRAFDQVLHDVAIQNLHVVLALDRGGLVGDDGATHHGVYDLSYLRLIPNVVIMAPKDGEELRAMLRFAVAHSGPVAIRYPRGAVPAMDWGVPDSPIELGKAEVLREGNDAVIFAIGSMVATAFAAVQQLEQEGMHVALVNARFAKPLDRETILRFAQRVPRFVLVEENTVCGGFGAAVLELLAHEGVADVQVKHLGIPDEFIEHGSIDILRRLVGLSAEHIVEAVRALCSSPRKAHAALVD; the protein is encoded by the coding sequence GTGCGTTTGCTGGAGATCGTTCGCTCACCCGCAGATTTGCGTTCCATGAGCCGGGAGCAGCTGCAACAGCTCGCGGCGGAGGTCCGCGAAACCATCATTGAAACCCTCTCCCGCACCGGTGGACATCTCGCCTCCAACCTCGGAACTGTGGAGCTAACCATCGCGTTGCATAGCGTGTGGCACATGCCGCAGGACAAGATTATCTGGGACACGGGGCATCAGGCTTATGCCCACAAGCTGCTCACCGGCAGGCTGGAGCGGTTTGGCACTCTGAGGCAGTACGGTGGCATCAGCGGCTTCCTGCGCCGCGACGAGAGCGAATATGACGTATGGGGGGCAGGACATGCTGGCACCGCTATCTCCGCTGCGTTGGGTTTTGCCAAAGCCCGCGATTTGCGGGGTAGCAGCGAGCGTGTGGTAGCAGTGGTCGGGGACGCTGCGCTCACGGCGGGCATGGCGCTGGAGGCGCTGAACAACGCTGCAGAAGCGAAGACCGACCTGACCGTTGTGTTGAACGATAACGAGATGTCGATTGCAGAGAACGTGGGCGCGCTTGCCACTTTCCTCTCGCGTTTGCGGGCGCAACCCTGGTACCAGCGGGCAGAACATCGAGCGAAGGAAGTGCTGGAGGGCCTACCAGGCAGAGCGCGTATCCTTGCCAAACACGCCCGAGGTCTCAAGCACGGCATCACGCACATTGTGGCTCCAGAAAACACAGGAGCCATCTTTGAGGAGATGGGCTTTGAATACATCGGTCCGCTGGATGGGCACGATATCGACCTGTTGATAGACGTTTTCTCGCACGCCAAAGAGCTGAAAGGTCCCGTTTTGATACATGTCATTACCGTGAAGGGCAAGGGGTACGAATTCTCCGAAGCCGATGCACGAAAGTACCACGGTGTCACTCCCTTCTGCGTGCACGACGGGAAGATGGAAAAGAAGGCAGTAGGGGAAACCTACACGCAGGTCTTCGCGGATGAGCTGATACGTATCGCGGAGGAGAACCCCAAGGTGGTGGGCATTACCGCAGCAATGCCCGATGGGACTGGATTGGTCAAGTTTCAGGAGAAGTTCCCAGAAAGGTACTTCGATGTCGGCATTGCCGAACAACATGCCGTTACCTTCGCGGCTGGGCTGGCAGCGGAAGGAATGGTGCCAGTAGCCGCCATTTACTCGACCTTCCTGCAGCGCGCTTTTGATCAGGTTTTACACGATGTGGCTATACAGAATCTGCACGTGGTGCTGGCGCTGGACCGCGGTGGTCTGGTTGGGGACGACGGCGCGACACACCACGGAGTGTATGACCTCTCGTATCTGCGCCTGATTCCTAATGTCGTGATTATGGCCCCGAAAGATGGAGAGGAACTGCGTGCGATGTTGCGCTTTGCTGTCGCGCACAGCGGTCCCGTTGCCATACGCTACCCGCGGGGGGCGGTGCCTGCGATGGACTGGGGTGTACCGGACAGCCCCATTGAGCTCGGAAAGGCAGAGGTGTTGCGCGAGGGGAATGACGCAGTCATTTTCGCCATCGGTTCGATGGTGGCGACCGCGTTTGCGGCGGTGCAGCAGCTGGAACAGGAAGGGATGCATGTCGCGCTGGTGAATGCTCGCTTTGCGAAGCCACTGGACAGAGAGACTATCCTGCGTTTTGCGCAACGTGTTCCACGTTTCGTGCTGGTCGAGGAGAATACCGTGTGCGGCGGGTTCGGTGCTGCGGTGCTGGAGCTGCTGGCACACGAGGGCGTCGCCGACGTGCAGGTGAAACACCTGGGTATACCGGATGAATTCATCGAACACGGCTCCATCGATATCCTGCGCCGGCTCGTCGGGTTGTCGGCGGAGCATATCGTAGAAGCGGTACGCGCTTTGTGCAGCTCTCCCCGCAAGGCTCACGCCGCGCTGGTCGATTAA
- a CDS encoding GNAT family N-acetyltransferase translates to MEIRAPYPHELDEMLELMCRAFDLDAELARDIFYSDPFFDLLERRVLVDKGKLISCLTLVPGVFALGNARIPLTGIAGVATHEEYRRRGYAGALLRDTIKLMYDKKVPLSMLYPFSPRYYRKFGWEIAAVEWWCEIPSHLLLPCSESRFVRPYREGDLPHLHRVHDIYLHNTPGGFEREPARWQWIMRQKYQCVVADFHGAVEGYLVYDVQSGRNRVEVREIIFITSRAQRALLGYLSSGNLAEKIGVVAPVYHAQHWSTWITDNEDDLLLDARGGLRPTYMLRIVHLPALIDCLRPHWRRWQGAIRLLVEDSFIPGGKQQALLTGEDSAKPVKTTQWAQGSVQVWSQIVGGYLAPSEAYSAGLITLSDPQVADTLDDLFPKYYPFTTIAERF, encoded by the coding sequence ATGGAGATACGCGCTCCCTATCCTCATGAGCTGGACGAGATGCTGGAACTGATGTGTCGCGCTTTCGACCTGGACGCTGAACTGGCACGAGATATATTTTACTCCGACCCCTTCTTTGACCTGCTGGAGCGACGGGTGCTGGTGGACAAGGGGAAGTTGATTTCCTGCCTGACACTGGTGCCCGGTGTGTTCGCGCTGGGCAATGCACGCATACCTCTGACGGGAATCGCGGGCGTTGCCACGCACGAGGAGTACCGACGCAGAGGTTATGCTGGCGCGCTCTTGCGGGATACCATCAAACTGATGTACGACAAAAAAGTGCCTCTCTCCATGTTATACCCCTTTTCGCCTCGCTATTATCGGAAGTTTGGCTGGGAAATCGCTGCGGTAGAATGGTGGTGCGAGATACCCTCCCACCTGCTGTTGCCCTGCTCAGAGAGCCGCTTCGTCCGCCCCTATCGGGAGGGTGACCTGCCGCACCTGCACCGCGTGCATGACATCTACCTGCACAATACCCCCGGCGGTTTCGAACGTGAGCCAGCCCGATGGCAGTGGATTATGCGACAAAAATATCAGTGCGTCGTTGCCGACTTTCATGGAGCGGTAGAGGGTTATCTGGTTTACGACGTGCAGTCCGGGCGCAACCGTGTAGAAGTTCGAGAGATTATCTTTATCACATCTCGCGCCCAACGCGCTCTGCTGGGTTATCTCTCCAGCGGCAATCTGGCGGAAAAGATAGGCGTTGTAGCCCCCGTTTACCATGCCCAGCACTGGAGCACCTGGATAACCGACAACGAGGATGACCTGTTGCTGGATGCGCGCGGGGGGCTGCGACCCACCTACATGCTGCGCATTGTCCATCTACCTGCCCTGATAGATTGCCTGCGCCCACACTGGCGACGCTGGCAGGGAGCCATTCGTCTCTTGGTCGAAGACAGCTTTATCCCCGGAGGAAAACAGCAGGCACTGCTCACAGGCGAAGACAGCGCAAAACCCGTTAAAACCACGCAGTGGGCACAGGGTAGCGTGCAAGTTTGGAGCCAGATAGTTGGTGGCTATCTTGCCCCTTCGGAAGCGTATTCAGCAGGTCTCATCACACTGTCTGATCCACAAGTGGCAGATACACTGGATGACCTGTTCCCGAAATACTACCCATTCACCACGATAGCCGAGAGGTTCTGA
- a CDS encoding DUF951 domain-containing protein — protein sequence MEILPVQIGDYVVLRKPHACGANRWRVVRLGADVRLVCTHCDRRILLPRDEFERRLRRRLVEEEAEGEVSGG from the coding sequence ATGGAAATCCTGCCAGTGCAAATAGGAGATTATGTAGTGTTGCGCAAGCCCCATGCCTGCGGGGCTAACCGCTGGCGGGTGGTGCGATTGGGGGCAGATGTGAGGCTGGTCTGCACGCACTGTGACAGGCGCATATTACTGCCCCGCGACGAGTTCGAACGGCGTCTGCGCCGGCGATTGGTAGAGGAGGAAGCGGAGGGTGAAGTTTCTGGCGGCTAG
- a CDS encoding sugar phosphate isomerase/epimerase, protein MRIVVFSKMFQQYDIGELVSLGRELGTEGWDLAVRKGHPVNPDNVEHALPLAAKRLAESDQPVLAVTGETSLLYPTTPYAEPLLRAMDVANVRILKLGYFLFDPAKGQYWQEVDNVRRALDGWQKLARRYHVKVVYHTHSGMGYMGLNAAALMHLLRDFDPAAIGAYLDAGHLVVNGEPFAFALAMVKPYLAMVGLKDYKPILQLSGDEQKLHWECVPAGQGGVAWGEVFRLLVKEGFTGPCSVHAEFTVPAGASLAKMVQAEAAYLKRKRDTALGRM, encoded by the coding sequence ATGCGCATCGTCGTTTTCAGCAAGATGTTTCAGCAATATGACATCGGTGAGCTGGTGTCCCTGGGGCGGGAGCTGGGTACTGAAGGCTGGGACCTCGCGGTACGCAAGGGGCATCCGGTGAACCCGGACAATGTGGAACACGCGCTCCCCCTGGCAGCAAAGCGTCTGGCAGAGTCCGACCAACCGGTACTGGCTGTAACAGGTGAGACCAGCCTGCTCTATCCCACCACTCCATACGCGGAACCTTTACTGCGGGCGATGGACGTCGCTAACGTGCGTATTCTCAAACTCGGCTACTTCCTGTTTGACCCGGCGAAGGGGCAGTACTGGCAGGAAGTGGATAACGTTCGCCGCGCGCTGGATGGCTGGCAGAAGCTCGCTCGCCGCTATCACGTGAAGGTGGTTTACCATACGCATAGCGGTATGGGATACATGGGTTTGAACGCCGCTGCGCTCATGCATCTGTTACGCGACTTTGACCCCGCAGCCATCGGAGCGTATCTGGATGCCGGGCACCTGGTGGTGAACGGGGAACCATTTGCGTTCGCACTGGCAATGGTCAAACCATATCTGGCTATGGTGGGTTTGAAAGACTATAAGCCCATCCTGCAGCTGTCAGGGGACGAACAGAAGCTGCACTGGGAATGCGTTCCCGCCGGGCAGGGAGGCGTTGCGTGGGGCGAGGTGTTTCGCCTGCTGGTCAAGGAAGGCTTTACCGGACCCTGTTCGGTACACGCGGAGTTTACCGTGCCTGCCGGCGCGTCTTTGGCGAAGATGGTGCAGGCTGAGGCGGCTTACCTGAAGCGCAAACGCGACACCGCTCTGGGAAGGATGTAA
- a CDS encoding ferritin-like domain-containing protein encodes MAIVHRTSDRAAQRVSGNTRRKKQQTYFRVEENQAIFHHYFSLEFELATTLAGAISILPDLEAKCELSHHLHSAMLRARDVRARLRDFLVSEAERKVLPQWRNFVRHLMTAKDDVALLGALYYVIRPAQYKAYSLHYRYTLPINDAPTRELFEMHLPLLKRDIGWGTDYLKRKEQVGRLRDLTFEQQLREHLYAIGGIFGVRPPADAPPIPEYPEWHYPTEMALEERFTIRSADRYTLPDWPEYEAIPTAYTHFTELPVIDIVGSIVYDGRKYDMPFDYYMEFIRQMWDEARHTMMGFERLKAFGVDPYSVPIPVGHYTVWTSLSLLHRLASLTQVGEACSFEPKRAWVAAAWKRNDPLSALEHEYDIVDERTHVTFGSRWIKHLMRVTGEQRDVKTVVQDADWEFREKINELRKQKGEKWVEDLGPRFMGCGTNTSPVSLAPALDGIPNIIA; translated from the coding sequence GTGGCTATTGTGCATCGCACGTCTGACCGTGCAGCACAACGTGTGTCTGGGAACACGCGGCGGAAGAAACAACAGACGTACTTCCGTGTGGAAGAAAACCAGGCGATTTTCCATCACTATTTCTCCCTCGAGTTCGAGCTGGCAACGACGCTGGCAGGGGCCATCTCTATCCTGCCTGACCTGGAGGCTAAGTGTGAGCTGAGCCACCACCTGCATTCGGCGATGCTCCGCGCCCGAGACGTGCGTGCCCGCCTGCGCGACTTTCTGGTCAGCGAGGCTGAGCGCAAAGTGTTGCCGCAATGGCGGAATTTCGTACGTCACCTGATGACCGCAAAGGATGATGTGGCTCTGCTTGGTGCATTGTATTATGTGATCCGCCCTGCTCAATACAAGGCGTACAGTCTCCATTATCGATATACGTTGCCGATAAACGACGCGCCGACGCGTGAGCTGTTCGAGATGCACCTGCCACTGCTCAAGCGCGACATCGGCTGGGGCACGGACTACCTGAAGCGCAAAGAGCAGGTAGGCAGGTTGCGCGACCTGACGTTCGAGCAGCAGTTGCGCGAACATCTGTACGCGATTGGTGGCATCTTCGGGGTGCGTCCGCCCGCCGATGCCCCACCCATTCCAGAATATCCCGAATGGCACTACCCCACCGAGATGGCGCTGGAGGAGCGGTTCACCATCCGCAGCGCAGACCGCTATACTCTGCCAGACTGGCCCGAATACGAAGCCATACCCACTGCCTATACCCACTTCACCGAACTGCCTGTCATCGACATCGTGGGCAGTATCGTGTATGACGGTCGCAAGTACGACATGCCCTTCGACTACTACATGGAGTTCATTCGGCAAATGTGGGACGAAGCACGCCACACGATGATGGGCTTCGAAAGGCTGAAAGCGTTCGGTGTAGACCCCTACAGCGTGCCCATTCCCGTTGGACATTACACTGTTTGGACGAGCTTAAGCCTGCTGCATCGGCTGGCGAGCCTGACTCAGGTAGGCGAGGCGTGCAGCTTTGAGCCTAAGCGGGCATGGGTGGCGGCGGCGTGGAAACGCAACGACCCGCTCTCCGCCCTGGAACATGAATACGACATTGTGGACGAGCGCACCCACGTCACTTTTGGCAGCCGCTGGATCAAGCATCTGATGCGAGTCACCGGTGAGCAACGGGATGTCAAAACCGTTGTGCAGGATGCCGACTGGGAGTTCCGGGAAAAAATCAACGAGCTGCGCAAGCAGAAAGGCGAGAAATGGGTGGAAGATTTGGGCCCGCGCTTTATGGGCTGTGGCACGAACACATCGCCAGTCAGTTTGGCACCTGCCCTGGATGGAATCCCCAACATCATCGCCTGA
- the rplJ gene encoding 50S ribosomal protein L10: MGCVRKSISRRWRDEWFRTGNPRLWQGSPLCFGARQQKGGGYRVRATPNPQKVAQVEQIRQWLSASKGVIFTDYRGLNVSQITQLRRQLRQNQAEYRVVKNTLFKLASQGLVTDNLDDILEGPTAVAFIHGDEAATAKAIADAIRELRVLTVKGAVLGGKRYSAEAVQELAKLPPREVLIAQVVGGLQSPITGLVGTLQGILRDFVYTVQAIADKKSAQSA, from the coding sequence ATGGGGTGTGTTCGGAAATCCATATCGCGCCGCTGGCGCGATGAGTGGTTTCGTACGGGGAACCCTCGCCTCTGGCAGGGTTCCCCGTTGTGCTTTGGAGCGCGCCAACAGAAAGGAGGTGGATACCGCGTGCGAGCAACGCCCAATCCGCAAAAGGTGGCGCAGGTGGAGCAGATCCGCCAGTGGCTGAGCGCGTCGAAAGGCGTCATCTTCACCGATTATCGCGGGCTGAACGTATCTCAGATTACCCAGCTGCGCCGGCAGCTCCGCCAGAATCAGGCGGAGTACCGGGTGGTGAAGAACACGCTTTTCAAACTCGCGTCGCAGGGGCTCGTCACCGACAACCTGGACGACATCCTGGAGGGTCCGACCGCTGTTGCCTTTATTCACGGCGACGAAGCAGCCACCGCCAAGGCGATAGCGGATGCCATCCGGGAACTGCGCGTGTTGACGGTCAAGGGCGCTGTTCTTGGCGGTAAACGTTACAGTGCAGAAGCCGTTCAGGAACTGGCGAAACTGCCGCCGCGCGAGGTGCTGATTGCACAGGTGGTAGGTGGACTGCAGTCGCCTATCACCGGACTGGTGGGCACTCTGCAGGGTATCCTGCGTGATTTCGTATACACCGTTCAGGCGATAGCCGACAAGAAATCTGCGCAAAGCGCGTAA
- the rplL gene encoding 50S ribosomal protein L7/L12, translating into MTKEEIIEAIKGMSVLELNELVKALQEEFGVTAAAPVAVAAMPGMAAAGAAAEAAPAEEEKTSFDVILKSVGEKKIQVIKVVREITNLGLKEAKDLVESAPQPIKQGVTKEEAEQIKAKFEAEGATVEIK; encoded by the coding sequence CTGACCAAGGAAGAGATTATCGAAGCCATCAAGGGCATGAGTGTGCTTGAACTGAACGAGCTGGTGAAGGCTCTTCAGGAAGAGTTTGGCGTGACCGCTGCGGCACCGGTGGCAGTGGCCGCAATGCCGGGAATGGCAGCGGCAGGTGCAGCCGCAGAAGCCGCTCCTGCTGAAGAGGAGAAGACGTCCTTCGATGTCATCCTCAAGTCGGTGGGTGAGAAGAAGATTCAGGTCATCAAGGTGGTGCGCGAAATCACCAACCTGGGCTTGAAGGAAGCAAAAGACCTGGTGGAGAGCGCGCCACAGCCCATCAAGCAGGGCGTGACCAAGGAAGAGGCGGAGCAAATCAAGGCGAAGTTCGAAGCCGAAGGCGCAACTGTCGAAATCAAGTAG
- the lptB gene encoding LPS export ABC transporter ATP-binding protein yields the protein MKLRTQNLVKVYRGRRVVDGVSIEMSTGEVVGLLGPNGAGKTTTFYMIVGLVHPNEGRVWLDDKEITHLPMYARARMGIGYLAQEPSVFRKLTVEDNLRLVMQLQGLSEKQIRQRIDDLLEEFQIAHLRHARGYTLSGGERRRVEVARTIAASPRFILLDEPFTGVDPIAIADLQRIIAHLRERLGVGILITDHNVRATLRITDRAYIIHNGKILTEGDSDRLPDDPIARQFYLGEEYEHI from the coding sequence ATGAAGCTGCGCACCCAGAACCTGGTTAAGGTGTACAGGGGCAGGAGAGTAGTGGACGGCGTCTCTATTGAGATGAGCACAGGCGAGGTTGTCGGGCTGCTGGGTCCGAACGGTGCGGGAAAGACCACGACCTTTTATATGATTGTCGGGCTGGTGCATCCCAACGAGGGGCGGGTGTGGCTGGACGATAAGGAAATCACCCATCTACCGATGTATGCGCGCGCGCGAATGGGCATCGGTTATCTGGCGCAGGAGCCTTCCGTATTCCGCAAGCTGACCGTAGAAGATAACCTGCGCCTGGTGATGCAACTGCAGGGCTTGTCGGAGAAACAGATTCGCCAGCGTATTGACGACCTGCTGGAGGAGTTCCAGATTGCCCATTTGCGCCATGCACGCGGTTACACGTTGTCAGGTGGTGAGCGGCGCAGGGTAGAGGTCGCCCGAACCATTGCGGCTTCGCCACGTTTCATCCTGCTGGACGAGCCGTTCACGGGCGTAGACCCCATTGCCATCGCAGACCTACAACGCATCATCGCGCACCTGCGCGAGAGGCTTGGCGTGGGCATTCTGATCACCGACCATAACGTGCGGGCAACCCTGCGTATCACCGACAGGGCTTACATCATCCACAACGGCAAAATCCTGACCGAAGGCGATTCAGACAGGTTGCCCGACGACCCCATCGCCCGGCAGTTCTATCTTGGCGAAGAGTACGAGCATATCTAA
- a CDS encoding LptF/LptG family permease, producing MRLRVIDRLILQELIGPFVFGVLLFTILFFAGGSLFQLTEYVVRGASLWTVGQMVLLSLPQIMVKTFPMAMLLSSLLSFGRLSGESEIVALYAAGYSLWRIVTPVLAMGAVVSISAMAFNELVVPPATAEMWRLRTAVLRQIGERAQPVTQTVMREGKVETVITAQGGVDLQAGILYDVTAVQFAPASQSWHPVLIVYAKRAKWLGGREWDLYDGYWMTGDGRIRAEFTRTTTRVLRGGIRKSLREIETDLVPDPDSRSFRQTLERIRRYQRAGEDTRQMQVELYNKISLPLASLIFGFVGAPLGIRRQRSTAAAGFALSIVIIFLYWAMAQYLFILGRGGSVSPLVASFLPDALGAVAGLVILWKRSR from the coding sequence ATGCGGCTGAGAGTGATAGACCGTTTGATACTGCAGGAGCTCATCGGACCGTTCGTGTTCGGTGTGCTGTTGTTCACCATTCTCTTTTTTGCCGGTGGCAGCCTGTTCCAGCTCACCGAGTATGTGGTGCGGGGAGCCTCGTTATGGACTGTAGGGCAGATGGTTCTGCTCAGCCTGCCTCAGATTATGGTCAAGACCTTTCCGATGGCGATGTTACTCTCCTCGTTGTTGTCTTTTGGCAGGCTTTCCGGCGAGAGCGAGATAGTCGCACTGTATGCCGCTGGGTACAGCCTGTGGCGTATTGTGACGCCGGTGCTGGCGATGGGGGCAGTGGTCAGCATATCCGCGATGGCGTTCAATGAGCTGGTCGTTCCACCGGCGACGGCGGAGATGTGGCGGTTGCGCACGGCGGTACTGCGTCAGATTGGCGAGCGGGCACAACCTGTGACACAGACCGTCATGCGCGAGGGCAAGGTGGAGACCGTGATCACCGCACAGGGCGGAGTAGACCTGCAGGCGGGTATCCTGTATGACGTCACTGCCGTTCAGTTTGCTCCTGCGTCGCAAAGCTGGCATCCTGTGTTGATTGTCTACGCGAAGCGCGCCAAATGGCTGGGCGGCAGAGAGTGGGATCTTTACGACGGTTACTGGATGACGGGAGATGGGCGCATCCGCGCCGAGTTTACCAGAACGACCACCCGGGTACTGCGGGGGGGTATCCGCAAAAGCCTGCGCGAAATAGAAACCGACCTCGTGCCCGACCCCGATAGCCGCAGCTTCCGCCAGACACTGGAGCGCATCCGCCGATACCAGCGGGCAGGGGAGGACACGCGACAGATGCAGGTGGAGCTGTACAACAAAATATCCCTGCCCCTGGCGAGTCTCATCTTCGGTTTTGTGGGAGCGCCGCTGGGCATTCGCAGACAGCGCAGCACGGCAGCCGCCGGATTCGCCCTGAGCATCGTCATCATTTTCCTTTACTGGGCGATGGCGCAATACCTGTTCATCCTGGGGCGTGGAGGCAGTGTGTCGCCTCTGGTCGCCAGCTTTTTGCCCGATGCACTGGGGGCAGTCGCTGGCTTGGTGATACTCTGGAAACGCAGTCGGTGA
- a CDS encoding DUF3084 domain-containing protein, protein MPVRTIIIGIIFIVVSGFIAYFGDWLGRYLGKRRISVWGLRPRHTAMLITSFTGSLIAFLTIVAVLATAQTFREIIVRGERILEQSRQMQQQYARLSSDYSQLQQRYEEAAQRVREQQTQMAENTRQLQQQRKQLEEVRNQLQQRQKQVTELNRRIAEQNLQLQGLLKQNAALRLSSDKLQRTNQELQRQGQFLREQNALYQQNNADLASQNMRYASENVQLNAENSRLQQQAAQLRQQTVQLAEQSRQLQQQADTLRETIKQLQEQEAELRSLVERLEQMKEKPIVARKDEEIARRVISNGLSVRSTRSEIYRLLTEASRIAQERGAAAGNAHRAAYVPLKRISMPGPGGAATEIVADEAMSVEVLAEQIARSDVPVAVLAVAVRNSVAGEPIQVELRPYRNRLVYRKDEEIARLRVWSGRSTGEMVNTLIEFLRDEVRARAIEAGIIPRVGADGEPSVGTVSNVELTDLADRIVREGRGRYVNVVVLADADTYSADSLRLRFRIVQ, encoded by the coding sequence ATGCCCGTTCGCACCATTATCATCGGCATCATCTTCATCGTGGTTAGCGGCTTCATCGCCTACTTTGGCGACTGGCTGGGACGCTACCTAGGCAAGCGGCGCATCTCCGTGTGGGGGTTGCGTCCGCGCCATACCGCGATGCTCATCACCAGCTTCACCGGCTCGCTCATTGCTTTCCTGACCATCGTGGCGGTGCTGGCAACCGCGCAGACGTTTCGTGAAATCATCGTGCGGGGCGAACGCATTCTGGAACAGTCTCGCCAGATGCAACAGCAGTATGCACGTCTCAGCAGCGACTACAGTCAGCTTCAGCAACGTTACGAAGAAGCCGCGCAGCGTGTGCGTGAACAGCAAACGCAGATGGCGGAGAACACTCGCCAGCTGCAGCAACAGCGGAAACAGCTCGAGGAGGTAAGGAATCAGCTCCAGCAGAGACAGAAGCAGGTAACAGAACTGAACCGTCGCATCGCCGAGCAGAATCTGCAACTGCAGGGGCTACTGAAGCAGAACGCGGCTCTGAGGTTGAGCAGTGATAAGCTGCAGCGGACCAATCAGGAGCTTCAGCGGCAAGGGCAGTTCCTGCGGGAGCAGAATGCGCTCTACCAGCAGAATAACGCGGACCTGGCATCGCAGAACATGCGGTATGCCAGCGAAAACGTACAATTGAACGCAGAGAATTCGCGCCTTCAGCAGCAGGCAGCGCAACTGCGCCAGCAGACCGTTCAGCTTGCCGAGCAGAGCCGCCAGCTGCAACAGCAGGCGGACACCCTTCGGGAGACGATTAAACAGCTGCAAGAGCAGGAGGCGGAATTGCGCAGCCTGGTCGAGCGACTGGAACAGATGAAAGAGAAGCCGATTGTGGCGCGCAAGGACGAAGAGATTGCCCGCAGGGTTATCTCCAATGGTCTGTCGGTGCGCAGCACGCGCAGTGAGATATACCGGTTGCTGACAGAGGCATCGCGCATTGCGCAGGAGCGAGGAGCCGCAGCAGGGAACGCACATAGAGCGGCGTATGTACCTCTGAAGCGCATCAGTATGCCGGGTCCGGGAGGAGCCGCGACTGAAATCGTAGCGGATGAAGCCATGAGCGTCGAAGTGCTGGCGGAGCAGATAGCCCGATCCGACGTGCCAGTGGCGGTGCTGGCGGTAGCGGTGCGCAACAGTGTGGCTGGCGAACCGATACAGGTGGAATTGAGACCTTACCGCAACCGCCTGGTATACCGCAAGGACGAGGAGATTGCGCGTCTGAGAGTGTGGTCGGGGCGCAGCACCGGCGAGATGGTGAATACTCTCATCGAGTTTCTGCGCGATGAGGTGCGCGCCCGAGCTATCGAAGCCGGTATTATTCCACGCGTTGGGGCTGACGGGGAACCGTCGGTGGGTACGGTTTCCAATGTAGAGTTAACCGACCTGGCGGACCGTATCGTGCGTGAGGGCAGGGGACGCTATGTGAACGTGGTGGTGCTAGCGGATGCCGATACCTATTCCGCCGATAGCCTGCGTTTGCGGTTCCGCATCGTGCAGTGA
- a CDS encoding resolvase, translating to MSEGVVMAIDPGSSKVGLAVVRSDGQVLHRAVLAVEECERELASLYQRFRPQCLVVGAGTGFRAIEMLLHRVLPDVPMQVVDEAYTSEQARRRYLRENPPKGWRRLIPSWLRTPDKPYDDYVAVILAERYWREVTQREVQS from the coding sequence ATGTCTGAGGGGGTGGTGATGGCAATAGACCCCGGGAGCAGTAAAGTGGGCTTAGCCGTCGTGCGGAGCGACGGGCAGGTGTTGCATCGCGCCGTACTGGCGGTGGAGGAATGCGAGAGGGAACTGGCTTCGCTGTATCAGCGTTTTCGCCCGCAATGCCTCGTGGTAGGCGCCGGTACGGGCTTCCGCGCAATAGAGATGTTGCTGCATCGTGTGCTGCCGGACGTGCCCATGCAGGTAGTTGACGAGGCGTATACCTCCGAGCAAGCACGCCGCCGCTACCTGCGCGAGAATCCGCCGAAGGGCTGGCGCAGGCTCATACCCTCCTGGCTGCGCACCCCGGACAAACCCTACGACGACTACGTGGCGGTGATTCTGGCAGAGCGTTACTGGCGCGAGGTGACTCAAAGGGAGGTGCAATCATGA